In Lentibacillus amyloliquefaciens, one DNA window encodes the following:
- a CDS encoding DnaD domain-containing protein, which yields MNYLKELNAFYNKIIFNPLSGSAVALWNTLMHFNNLCGWQATFTVPASVIELKSGIKGTSFKRAREELRDKGYIDVMPGRGNQAATYRMLSQVRPSGGMMQAGLDTQPAMEEHRETPPIENPQLNDATETTANESVDVRTESRSVDSAVGDTMAYEADETSDQNTARNMDHSPAPLTKQYINQNKTTPKPTTTTSDAIRFYQENIGVTSAYIAGDISCWIDEVGDPLVLDALKRAVEQGKSTWRYAKGILKAWKTKGITTVEQAAADDYAFRNRTKGEQIAGRGEVVPDWFMERKAKRAVAIDREDASREYLVGQAANQDAFDRLLAEFTGR from the coding sequence ATGAATTATTTAAAAGAACTGAACGCATTTTATAACAAAATCATTTTCAATCCGCTTTCCGGCTCAGCCGTGGCACTCTGGAACACGCTGATGCATTTCAACAATCTATGCGGGTGGCAGGCGACGTTTACCGTCCCTGCTTCCGTCATCGAATTGAAATCCGGCATCAAAGGCACATCCTTCAAACGCGCCCGCGAAGAACTGCGGGACAAAGGCTATATTGACGTCATGCCGGGCAGGGGCAACCAAGCCGCCACCTACCGCATGCTGTCACAAGTCCGGCCAAGCGGCGGGATGATGCAGGCGGGATTGGATACACAGCCAGCTATGGAAGAACACCGCGAAACGCCTCCAATCGAAAACCCTCAATTGAATGACGCTACTGAAACCACTGCCAATGAATCTGTGGATGTCCGTACTGAGAGCCGGTCAGTTGATTCGGCTGTGGGCGACACGATGGCCTATGAGGCGGACGAGACCTCGGACCAGAATACGGCCCGCAATATGGACCACAGTCCGGCCCCATTAACTAAACAATACATAAATCAAAATAAAACGACACCTAAACCAACAACAACGACATCTGACGCTATTCGCTTTTATCAGGAAAACATTGGTGTGACCAGTGCGTATATCGCCGGTGACATCAGCTGCTGGATTGACGAGGTGGGTGATCCGCTTGTTTTGGATGCCTTGAAACGGGCAGTAGAGCAGGGAAAATCAACCTGGCGCTACGCAAAAGGGATTCTTAAGGCGTGGAAAACCAAAGGCATTACGACGGTTGAACAGGCAGCAGCAGATGACTATGCATTTCGCAATAGAACGAAGGGCGAGCAGATTGCCGGCAGGGGAGAAGTGGTTCCGGATTGGTTTATGGAGCGGAAGGCGAAGCGGGCGGTGGCTATAGATCGTGAAGATGCATCCAGAGAATATTTAGTCGGGCAAGCTGCAAATCAGGACGCGTTTGATCGGCTGCTGGCTGAATTTACAGGGAGGTAG
- a CDS encoding sigma-70 family RNA polymerase sigma factor translates to MDNRISFEEIFEQNKRRIHYQIHKLNIHDPHEEFFQEGLVAMWRAYESYQPDKGPMATYFNYMIRNRMIDAIRKDTRKNEALEKIIHQRKTQLTDGNYHRKSDATNPLVDAQHLPMHDPNLWNNLKSQLTDKQWKWVHYRIILDMPYKEIAEAENVNVEAVKSWGKQVRKKFKDPEFRKAINLDNSL, encoded by the coding sequence ATGGACAATCGAATATCGTTCGAGGAAATTTTTGAGCAAAACAAGCGCCGGATTCATTATCAGATCCATAAGCTGAACATCCACGATCCGCATGAGGAATTTTTTCAGGAGGGCTTAGTCGCGATGTGGCGAGCCTACGAATCCTACCAGCCGGACAAAGGCCCCATGGCAACCTACTTCAACTACATGATCCGCAACCGCATGATTGACGCCATCCGCAAAGACACCCGAAAGAACGAGGCACTTGAGAAAATCATTCACCAACGCAAAACCCAACTCACTGACGGCAACTACCACCGTAAAAGTGACGCGACCAATCCCCTGGTCGATGCGCAACACCTCCCAATGCACGATCCCAACCTTTGGAACAACCTAAAATCCCAACTGACGGATAAACAATGGAAATGGGTGCACTACCGCATCATTCTGGACATGCCTTATAAAGAAATTGCCGAAGCAGAAAACGTAAATGTCGAAGCGGTGAAAAGCTGGGGCAAGCAGGTTCGGAAAAAATTTAAAGACCCCGAATTCCGCAAAGCTATTAATTTGGACAACTCCCTTTAA
- a CDS encoding helix-turn-helix domain-containing protein — MDNEKLRKHFGQQVRYFREQNDFKIHELAEALGISNNHLGRIERGESDTTVTNLYRIAAILNIPGHFIDEMKKAVQSQDN; from the coding sequence GTGGACAACGAAAAACTTCGAAAGCATTTTGGTCAGCAAGTGCGTTATTTCAGAGAACAAAATGACTTCAAGATACACGAATTAGCGGAAGCATTGGGCATCAGCAATAATCACCTCGGTCGAATTGAAAGAGGTGAAAGCGACACGACCGTCACGAATTTATATCGAATAGCTGCCATTCTGAATATCCCCGGTCATTTCATTGATGAGATGAAAAAGGCGGTTCAGAGTCAGGATAATTAA
- a CDS encoding HigA family addiction module antitoxin has protein sequence MGNEFMVHTGSVIKEYLEELGMSHKECAKRLGVSEKHLSNLLNGKSRLTEELAIKLENIFHGVPASYWMNYESKYQEHLKREKMYSQTYSMEQLKKLSKRFKFNAVFNGLDWDLAKQANEMLKLLRISNFEQFDTVYSGLNADFMEDGGETEAIAIWLSLAREEVEIQNKDLSNKNFDKKKLIESLDKFKLLALNNDYEVSLQSARKLLNRLGIYLVFYNALKNSKVRGVLTTYKNHPAIYLTGRFKTHDHVWFALMHEIGHLIKHYTPDEPIVTLENELEFKTNIDTKEEEANEFARDFFINKSEYKEFVNIGEFDEKIIHEFAETQGVLPGIVVARLQHDGYISFDKLNHLKNG, from the coding sequence ATGGGTAATGAATTTATGGTGCATACAGGATCTGTTATAAAAGAATATTTAGAAGAACTTGGAATGAGTCATAAAGAATGTGCAAAGCGATTAGGAGTTAGTGAAAAACACCTTTCTAATTTGTTGAACGGAAAAAGCAGATTAACTGAAGAATTAGCCATAAAATTAGAAAACATATTTCATGGTGTACCGGCCTCTTATTGGATGAACTACGAAAGTAAGTATCAGGAGCATTTAAAAAGAGAAAAGATGTATTCTCAAACTTACAGTATGGAGCAACTAAAAAAACTCTCGAAAAGATTTAAATTCAATGCAGTATTTAATGGATTAGACTGGGATTTAGCTAAGCAAGCAAACGAAATGTTAAAACTTTTAAGGATTAGTAACTTCGAACAGTTTGATACAGTATATTCGGGTCTTAATGCGGATTTTATGGAAGATGGCGGGGAAACTGAAGCAATAGCGATTTGGCTAAGTTTAGCTAGAGAAGAAGTTGAAATTCAAAATAAAGACTTATCAAATAAAAATTTTGATAAAAAGAAGCTAATTGAATCATTGGATAAATTCAAATTACTTGCCTTGAATAATGACTATGAAGTTTCATTACAAAGCGCAAGAAAATTATTAAATCGTCTTGGGATTTATTTGGTGTTTTATAATGCATTAAAGAACAGTAAGGTTAGAGGTGTGCTTACAACTTATAAGAATCATCCAGCAATTTATCTTACTGGAAGATTTAAAACGCACGATCATGTATGGTTTGCTTTGATGCATGAAATAGGGCATCTTATTAAACATTATACACCTGATGAACCCATTGTAACTCTCGAGAATGAATTAGAATTTAAAACTAATATTGACACAAAAGAAGAAGAAGCTAATGAATTTGCTAGAGATTTTTTCATTAATAAATCTGAGTACAAAGAATTTGTAAATATAGGGGAATTTGATGAAAAAATTATCCATGAATTTGCTGAAACTCAAGGTGTCCTTCCTGGGATAGTTGTAGCTAGGTTACAACACGATGGTTATATAAGCTTCGATAAATTAAATCATTTAAAAAATGGGTGA